From Neorickettsia helminthoeca str. Oregon, one genomic window encodes:
- a CDS encoding enoyl-ACP reductase: protein MLEGKLGLILGIANDRSIAYSIGKICNENGANLILTYPVDQFKKRLVPIAEEFGGAELVCCDVSKEEGIAGLFHIIAEKYGKLDFIVHSVAFSDKEELQGEYINTSLANFLNSMHISCYSLTAICRYALPLMKENGGSVLTLSYYGAEKVIPHYNVMGVCKAALEASVKYLSVDLGKYSIRINTISAGPIKTLAASAIGKFSYILKWSKHNSPIKRNTTKEDVAGAALYFLSDLSSGTTGSTLHVDCGYHVVGMRAVDLPEDIMDV, encoded by the coding sequence ATGTTAGAAGGAAAATTAGGATTAATACTCGGTATAGCAAATGACCGCTCAATCGCCTACTCCATAGGGAAAATCTGCAACGAGAATGGTGCTAACTTGATACTTACATATCCAGTTGATCAGTTTAAAAAGCGCTTAGTCCCTATAGCAGAGGAATTCGGTGGTGCTGAACTCGTGTGCTGTGATGTCTCTAAAGAAGAAGGAATAGCAGGACTTTTCCATATCATCGCGGAAAAATATGGTAAGTTAGATTTTATAGTTCACTCTGTTGCTTTCTCGGATAAGGAAGAACTCCAAGGCGAATACATAAATACTTCGCTTGCGAACTTCTTGAATTCTATGCACATTTCATGCTACTCGCTGACAGCGATTTGCAGGTATGCCCTGCCATTGATGAAGGAAAATGGTGGTAGCGTCCTTACATTATCGTATTACGGCGCTGAAAAAGTCATTCCACACTACAATGTGATGGGTGTCTGTAAGGCAGCACTCGAAGCAAGCGTCAAGTATCTGTCTGTCGATTTGGGTAAATATAGCATCAGAATAAATACTATCTCTGCTGGCCCGATTAAGACTCTTGCTGCTTCAGCGATTGGAAAATTCTCCTACATACTAAAGTGGAGTAAACACAATTCCCCCATAAAAAGAAATACCACTAAGGAAGATGTCGCAGGTGCAGCCTTATACTTTTTGAGTGACCTAAGCAGCGGGACTACAGGTAGTACCCTGCACGTCGACTGTGGATACCATGTTGTTGGTATGAGAGCCGTCGACCTCCCCGAGGATATTATGGACGTCTAA
- the thiS gene encoding sulfur carrier protein ThiS yields the protein MIIKVNDKNLEVADSCTLFDLVIRLDLDTSQLAIEVNRAIIPKSMYKEHALKAGDSIEIVEFVGGG from the coding sequence ATGATAATCAAGGTAAACGACAAAAATCTTGAGGTGGCAGACAGCTGCACACTGTTCGATTTAGTAATCAGGCTGGATCTTGATACATCGCAGCTTGCAATCGAGGTTAACCGAGCGATAATTCCAAAGTCCATGTACAAAGAACACGCCTTAAAAGCAGGAGATTCTATAGAAATAGTAGAATTCGTCGGCGGTGGCTGA
- a CDS encoding gamma carbonic anhydrase family protein, with protein MPLIKFGEISPIIGELTFIAQNAFIIGDVTIGADSSVWHGCTIRGDVNRIVIGESTNIQDGTTIHVGSHKDGSTIIGQCVTVGHSCLLHACTLMDNTFVGMGSLIMDGALIEENAMLGAGSLLTEGKHIRSGELWLGRPAKFARRLTTDEISHIRKSAEKYSILARQYMR; from the coding sequence ATGCCACTGATAAAATTTGGGGAAATTTCCCCTATTATTGGCGAGCTGACTTTTATAGCTCAGAATGCATTCATCATAGGTGATGTAACCATCGGAGCTGATTCGAGTGTATGGCATGGCTGCACCATTCGCGGAGATGTAAATCGAATCGTTATCGGTGAGTCCACCAACATACAAGATGGAACAACCATACATGTGGGAAGTCACAAGGATGGTAGTACTATCATTGGACAATGTGTGACAGTGGGTCACAGCTGTCTACTGCATGCATGTACACTCATGGACAACACATTTGTGGGTATGGGATCACTTATTATGGATGGTGCGCTGATTGAAGAAAATGCAATGCTTGGAGCAGGCTCGCTGCTAACCGAGGGAAAACATATAAGATCAGGTGAGCTTTGGCTAGGTAGACCGGCGAAATTCGCTAGGAGACTCACAACAGATGAAATTTCACATATCAGGAAATCAGCAGAGAAGTATTCCATACTCGCAAGACAATACATGAGATGA
- the sdhC gene encoding succinate dehydrogenase, cytochrome b556 subunit encodes MEPPISPHLQIYRLPFAALLSISHRITGFLLSLLLISFIWYVFAFLYFPSSFFCSILGFFFSGLIGRFFSFSFLLFFCYHFCSGLRHLFCDYCGGFSQLAVKLGNFFVVASSILLFLFVLLSTSLVL; translated from the coding sequence ATGGAACCTCCTATTTCTCCTCATCTTCAGATCTATAGGCTTCCTTTTGCTGCGCTTTTATCCATAAGTCATAGGATCACCGGTTTCCTCCTGTCTCTCCTTCTTATTTCCTTTATCTGGTATGTCTTTGCTTTCCTGTATTTTCCATCCTCTTTTTTCTGTTCCATTTTAGGCTTTTTCTTTTCGGGACTTATAGGAAGGTTTTTTTCATTCTCTTTTTTGTTATTTTTTTGTTACCATTTTTGTAGTGGTCTCAGGCATCTTTTTTGTGATTATTGCGGTGGTTTTTCCCAACTTGCCGTAAAGCTTGGCAACTTTTTTGTTGTTGCTTCTTCCATTTTGCTCTTTCTTTTCGTACTTTTGTCTACTTCTCTGGTTTTATGA
- the sdhD gene encoding succinate dehydrogenase, hydrophobic membrane anchor protein, whose protein sequence is MKADVRFWQMQRLTAFLLIPLFLFLLISLTLSIEGVLPLDLEILKDRFFVLSAILLFALVSLYHSMLGLRVIVEDYISSVFLCKLCLLLVNLFVGFSVFAVIGIIYKLL, encoded by the coding sequence ATGAAGGCTGATGTTAGATTTTGGCAGATGCAGCGTCTTACTGCTTTCTTGCTAATTCCATTATTCCTTTTTCTTCTAATTTCCTTGACTCTTTCTATCGAGGGGGTTCTCCCACTGGATCTGGAGATCTTGAAGGATCGCTTTTTTGTCTTATCAGCGATTCTCTTGTTTGCTTTGGTTTCTTTATACCACTCTATGTTGGGTCTACGTGTGATAGTTGAGGATTATATTTCTTCAGTTTTTTTGTGTAAGCTTTGTCTTCTATTGGTGAATTTATTTGTTGGATTTTCCGTATTTGCGGTTATCGGAATTATTTACAAGCTCCTGTAG
- the argS gene encoding arginine--tRNA ligase, whose amino-acid sequence MDLISRLDLLLAELVSSTFGFVLDPRLSFWVPAKKREHGDFSTNVVFFLAKELIMPLEELAQRIAIALEERGNLIKVVAVASGGFINIVLNPLVWEDFLRSVNQQGSNYGFSNIGCNTPVNLEFVSANPTGPLHLGHVRGAIIFDVFAELLSKFNFSVTREYYINDAGKQIDLLLLSVFIRCTEQVTGKSVENFPAGCYAGDYIKEIAAELQLVCPGVDYGKLNLDEFIESFKEIVLDLMMKMIRVDLEKLNISYDCYVREQDLHKDGYIESAISILAERGCIKEEELPAPKGKVADWVERKQLVFLSKHFGDDENRALKKADGSWTYFASDIAYHFHKIQRGFMNMIVGLGADHAGYVKRLSGIVEALSKNTASIYVKLYNLVNLFRNGKPVKLSKRNGNLITIEDVLESGITVNEIRFAMLTKSSEVVLDFDLDRFVNTSYDNPLFYVQYAHARCASLLTKHKMSGECNVSLMQSGYELELMKVLSKLPSLFKSIVGSGDVHKLTFYLQEVAEKFHALWNAGMKDKQLRFIVEENPSLTNSRLFLVSAVKNTIASVLGVLKIQPAESM is encoded by the coding sequence ATGGACTTGATATCAAGACTGGATCTTCTTTTGGCTGAGCTTGTGAGTTCAACTTTCGGGTTTGTTCTTGATCCTAGGCTTTCTTTTTGGGTTCCAGCGAAGAAAAGGGAACATGGGGATTTTTCTACGAATGTCGTGTTCTTTCTCGCGAAAGAATTGATTATGCCTCTTGAAGAGCTGGCTCAGCGTATTGCCATAGCTCTTGAAGAAAGAGGGAATTTGATCAAGGTAGTTGCTGTTGCTTCAGGTGGATTTATAAATATCGTTTTGAACCCTCTGGTTTGGGAAGATTTTCTGAGATCCGTGAACCAGCAAGGCTCAAATTATGGTTTTTCAAATATTGGCTGTAATACTCCAGTTAATCTTGAATTTGTTTCCGCAAACCCTACAGGGCCGTTACACCTAGGTCATGTTAGAGGGGCAATCATCTTTGATGTGTTTGCAGAATTGCTCAGCAAGTTTAATTTCTCTGTGACACGTGAGTACTATATCAATGATGCGGGAAAGCAGATAGATTTGCTTCTTTTGTCGGTTTTCATACGCTGTACTGAACAAGTGACAGGAAAGTCCGTGGAGAATTTTCCTGCTGGCTGTTATGCTGGTGATTACATAAAAGAGATAGCAGCGGAGTTACAACTCGTTTGTCCTGGGGTGGATTATGGGAAGTTGAATTTAGATGAGTTCATAGAATCTTTTAAGGAAATAGTGCTGGATCTGATGATGAAGATGATCAGGGTAGATCTGGAAAAGCTGAATATCAGTTATGATTGTTATGTTAGGGAGCAGGATTTGCATAAGGACGGCTATATCGAGAGTGCTATAAGCATTTTGGCTGAGCGTGGCTGTATAAAGGAAGAGGAGCTTCCGGCTCCAAAAGGTAAGGTGGCGGATTGGGTAGAAAGAAAGCAATTAGTTTTCCTTTCTAAACACTTTGGGGATGATGAGAATAGAGCGTTAAAAAAAGCTGATGGAAGCTGGACATATTTTGCGTCGGATATAGCTTATCACTTTCACAAAATCCAGAGAGGTTTTATGAATATGATAGTTGGGTTAGGAGCTGACCATGCTGGGTATGTAAAAAGGCTTTCTGGTATAGTAGAGGCTTTATCTAAGAACACTGCAAGCATTTATGTTAAGCTGTATAATCTTGTGAATCTGTTTAGGAATGGTAAACCGGTAAAGCTCTCTAAGAGGAATGGTAATCTCATTACAATCGAGGATGTACTTGAAAGTGGTATAACAGTAAACGAGATAAGATTCGCTATGTTGACCAAGAGCAGTGAGGTTGTCTTGGATTTTGATTTGGATAGATTTGTCAATACTTCATATGACAATCCATTATTTTATGTCCAATATGCGCATGCTCGTTGTGCATCGCTTCTGACGAAGCATAAAATGTCCGGTGAGTGTAATGTTTCTCTAATGCAAAGTGGGTACGAACTCGAACTAATGAAGGTACTGAGCAAGTTGCCGTCATTGTTCAAAAGTATTGTTGGCTCAGGGGATGTACACAAGCTGACTTTCTATCTGCAGGAAGTCGCAGAGAAATTCCATGCCTTATGGAATGCTGGGATGAAGGATAAGCAACTTAGGTTCATTGTAGAAGAGAACCCAAGTCTTACCAATTCGAGACTATTCTTGGTGAGTGCAGTGAAGAACACCATAGCATCAGTGCTCGGAGTGCTGAAAATACAACCAGCTGAAAGCATGTAA
- a CDS encoding Bax inhibitor-1 family protein — MSFINRYSSTFAESTSQSEGLRSYMVKVFNYMAIALGITGVTAYLVSTSPSMLSLLYQTPLQWVVMFAPIVFVFIFSAKVSSMTSDSAKLLFWGFSVLMGLSLSWIFVAYTGTSVSRVFFISASMFGAMALFGNNTKADLTAMGSFLIMGVVGILIASIVNIFLQSAAVYFAVSFLGVIIFTGLTAYDVQRIKDSYYLASNAGESALSKVAILGALTLYFDFINIFISLLNLMGERK; from the coding sequence ATGAGTTTTATAAATCGTTATTCCTCTACCTTTGCGGAATCGACTTCTCAGAGCGAGGGTCTTCGCTCATATATGGTAAAGGTTTTCAACTATATGGCCATTGCTTTAGGCATCACTGGCGTTACTGCGTACCTTGTCTCGACTTCTCCTAGTATGCTATCGCTATTGTATCAGACTCCCCTTCAGTGGGTAGTTATGTTCGCACCCATTGTTTTCGTCTTCATCTTTAGTGCGAAGGTGTCAAGTATGACCTCTGATAGTGCTAAGTTACTTTTCTGGGGATTTTCGGTGCTTATGGGACTCTCGTTATCTTGGATATTTGTCGCATACACGGGCACTAGCGTTTCAAGGGTTTTCTTTATTTCAGCTTCGATGTTTGGGGCGATGGCACTTTTTGGAAACAATACAAAGGCCGATCTTACAGCTATGGGCTCTTTTCTGATAATGGGGGTAGTCGGTATTCTGATCGCTTCTATAGTGAACATTTTTCTACAAAGCGCTGCTGTGTACTTTGCGGTATCTTTTCTTGGCGTGATAATCTTCACAGGACTCACTGCTTATGATGTACAGCGCATCAAAGATTCATATTACTTGGCAAGCAACGCTGGTGAATCGGCACTCTCCAAGGTTGCTATACTGGGTGCACTCACTTTATATTTTGATTTCATCAATATTTTCATCAGTCTTCTGAACTTAATGGGTGAGCGGAAGTAA
- the nuoG gene encoding NADH-quinone oxidoreductase subunit NuoG, with translation MISVTINGKKLSVEPGYSVIQVCQMAGVEIPRFCYHERLKIAGNCRMCLVEIEGGPPKPIASCAMPVADGMVVHTDTPKIREAREGVMEFLLANHPLDCPICDQGGECDLQDQAMLYGKGVSRFPYQKRAVSRKDFGPLIATEMNRCILCSRCVRFLSDVAGVDELGMTGRGGDAEISTYIKKAISSEISGNIIDLCPVGALTSKPYAFTARSWELNKIDSVDVLDAVGSNIRVDVRGQSVMRILPRLNEEINEEWLSDKARFSYDGLRVQRLDRCYIRVNGKLEECTWDRALSEIVKRIDIVSREEIAAIAGNLIDVESAFLLKRMMDKLGVSKLECRQDGATYPVSDRSLYTFNSTISGIEKSDLCFLVGANLRVDAPLINARLRKRWLAGDYKVIGLGCGDVKHTFDVHDLGDSVSTLVDIKEGKHEDFLSLVGKSMNPMMIIGPDMLARPDASYVLFLLRSIAEQFSFIRDDCNNFSVLQRHSGTVGALDIGFHHQGGLSSVLCGDTKVVYLLGADECVDSIPEDAFVIYQGHHGDRGAGRADAILPGCSYVEKDAIYVNTEGRAQLAFRAIFPPGEAKDDREIIADLAQRLGVPFSKAGLPEIREKLRKLGPQFGHIGSAVKNSVTPYRFSGDSVFSSDKITLRRISFYMTDPISRASSTMAKCREEFDAFANNC, from the coding sequence ATGATAAGCGTTACTATCAACGGCAAAAAGCTGTCTGTGGAGCCTGGATATAGTGTTATCCAGGTCTGCCAGATGGCGGGTGTCGAGATCCCGAGGTTTTGCTATCATGAACGTCTAAAAATCGCTGGAAATTGCAGGATGTGCTTGGTTGAAATCGAAGGTGGTCCTCCAAAGCCGATTGCATCTTGTGCCATGCCTGTTGCTGATGGTATGGTGGTTCACACTGATACACCTAAAATCAGAGAAGCTAGGGAAGGAGTAATGGAATTCCTTCTTGCAAACCATCCGCTTGATTGTCCCATATGTGATCAGGGTGGTGAGTGTGATCTCCAGGATCAAGCGATGCTCTATGGTAAGGGTGTGAGTCGTTTCCCCTACCAGAAGAGGGCGGTGTCCAGAAAGGATTTCGGGCCCTTGATTGCCACGGAAATGAATCGGTGCATACTCTGTAGTAGATGCGTCCGTTTTCTCTCTGACGTCGCTGGTGTGGACGAGTTAGGCATGACCGGAAGGGGTGGCGATGCTGAAATAAGTACTTATATCAAGAAAGCCATTTCATCGGAAATATCAGGTAACATCATCGATCTCTGTCCTGTTGGAGCACTCACCTCTAAGCCATATGCATTCACTGCGCGCTCGTGGGAACTCAATAAGATTGACAGCGTAGACGTGCTTGATGCTGTTGGTAGCAATATCAGAGTGGATGTCAGAGGGCAATCCGTGATGCGTATATTGCCAAGATTAAATGAGGAGATAAATGAAGAATGGCTCTCTGATAAAGCGCGATTTTCCTATGATGGTCTCAGGGTGCAGCGATTGGATAGATGCTACATCAGAGTTAATGGAAAACTCGAGGAATGTACATGGGATAGAGCTCTTTCCGAGATTGTTAAGCGGATTGATATCGTGAGCCGTGAAGAGATCGCGGCTATTGCTGGGAATCTGATTGATGTTGAATCAGCTTTTCTCCTGAAAAGAATGATGGATAAACTTGGTGTTTCCAAGCTTGAGTGTAGGCAGGATGGCGCTACTTATCCCGTCTCTGATCGGAGTTTGTATACCTTTAATTCCACTATTTCTGGAATAGAAAAATCAGACTTGTGTTTCCTGGTGGGCGCGAATCTCAGAGTGGACGCTCCACTCATCAATGCAAGATTAAGAAAGAGATGGTTAGCTGGTGATTATAAGGTGATTGGTCTCGGCTGCGGTGATGTTAAGCATACCTTTGATGTTCATGACCTAGGTGATTCGGTGTCTACGCTGGTGGACATAAAAGAGGGAAAACACGAAGACTTTCTGAGTTTAGTCGGAAAGTCCATGAATCCGATGATGATAATTGGTCCGGATATGCTGGCTCGCCCAGATGCTAGTTACGTTCTATTCTTGCTGCGTTCGATTGCTGAACAATTTTCTTTCATTCGCGATGACTGTAATAACTTTTCCGTCTTGCAGCGGCACTCCGGTACTGTTGGAGCGCTGGATATAGGTTTCCACCATCAAGGTGGCTTGAGTTCGGTTTTATGTGGGGATACCAAGGTGGTGTATCTCCTCGGTGCTGATGAGTGCGTTGACAGCATACCAGAGGATGCCTTTGTTATATATCAAGGACATCATGGTGATAGAGGTGCAGGTAGGGCAGATGCGATTCTTCCAGGATGTTCTTATGTGGAGAAGGACGCAATATACGTCAATACTGAAGGTAGAGCACAGCTTGCCTTTAGAGCGATCTTTCCTCCTGGTGAAGCGAAAGATGATAGAGAAATAATAGCGGACCTAGCACAGAGACTTGGTGTTCCATTCAGTAAAGCCGGCCTTCCTGAAATCAGAGAAAAATTAAGAAAATTGGGTCCCCAGTTTGGGCATATAGGATCTGCTGTGAAGAACAGTGTTACTCCCTATAGGTTCAGTGGTGATTCTGTATTTTCAAGCGATAAAATCACTTTGAGGAGAATAAGTTTTTATATGACAGATCCGATAAGTAGAGCTTCCAGTACTATGGCTAAATGTAGAGAAGAATTCGATGCTTTTGCTAATAATTGTTAA
- the nuoH gene encoding NADH-quinone oxidoreductase subunit NuoH, with translation MLLLIIVKLLHIILLALAVILSVAYLTYAERKVIAATQLRIGPDLVGPFGLLQPIADAMKVLLKEIVIPRAAGAKLFLLAPVIVFVLALVGWAVIPLGTSEVAGVEVPTVIADINLGVMYLLAIAALEVYGIIIAGWSSKSTYSFLGALRSASQMISYEIVIAPVIISVILLAGSLNLAEIVIAKHNLPYWVDILMLPMAFIFFVSILAETNRHPFDLPEAEAELVSGYNVEYSSIPFALFFLGEYANMILSSSIMTVLFLGGWYPPIDSYFFSFIPGFVWFIAKVSFVLFWFIIVRATLPRYRYDQLMRLGWKIFLPVTFLWILIVGALVSFGFI, from the coding sequence ATGCTTTTGCTAATAATTGTTAAGTTACTACATATAATCTTACTCGCGCTGGCAGTGATACTCTCTGTGGCGTATCTCACGTACGCAGAGCGAAAAGTAATCGCTGCGACGCAACTACGTATAGGTCCGGATCTAGTTGGTCCATTCGGGCTATTGCAGCCAATCGCTGATGCCATGAAGGTGCTGCTCAAGGAGATAGTCATTCCAAGAGCTGCTGGTGCTAAATTGTTTCTCCTTGCACCGGTGATTGTGTTTGTCCTAGCATTAGTTGGTTGGGCTGTGATACCACTCGGTACCTCAGAAGTCGCTGGAGTCGAAGTCCCCACAGTCATAGCGGACATTAATCTCGGTGTGATGTACTTGCTTGCCATCGCTGCCCTCGAAGTATATGGAATAATTATTGCTGGTTGGTCAAGTAAATCTACTTACTCCTTTCTTGGAGCTCTGAGGTCAGCATCGCAGATGATCTCATATGAAATAGTTATTGCACCAGTCATCATAAGTGTCATTCTTCTTGCTGGTTCTCTCAACTTAGCTGAAATAGTGATTGCCAAACATAATCTGCCTTATTGGGTGGACATCTTAATGCTTCCGATGGCCTTTATCTTTTTTGTCTCGATTCTGGCGGAGACAAATAGGCATCCGTTTGATCTGCCGGAAGCTGAAGCTGAGTTGGTCTCTGGATATAATGTTGAGTATTCTTCCATACCATTCGCGTTGTTTTTCCTAGGGGAGTACGCAAACATGATACTTAGCAGCAGCATAATGACTGTATTGTTTCTGGGTGGTTGGTATCCTCCAATTGACTCCTACTTCTTCTCATTCATTCCTGGGTTCGTTTGGTTTATAGCCAAGGTTTCCTTTGTGCTGTTCTGGTTCATAATAGTGAGGGCGACGCTTCCGCGCTATCGTTATGATCAGCTCATGAGGCTGGGCTGGAAGATTTTTCTACCGGTGACTTTTCTCTGGATTCTTATTGTGGGTGCACTGGTATCCTTCGGTTTTATTTAG